A window of Rhododendron vialii isolate Sample 1 chromosome 13a, ASM3025357v1 contains these coding sequences:
- the LOC131314197 gene encoding uncharacterized protein LOC131314197: protein MATPQPDVNNDDHYSPSSTTITFDPPLPLLRNPIPSSSSPFILAFKDADSFSTACKSCISTLTSQCEAGARIGCAIAASDKCKTPWWKSPSSKPDLAERERCEEIETRVCVEAAKARCEKFAKEKCVPVFGEARVAGRKVDWKEASKLMFWAVAAERGLGFGLDRMGSWAEFRDRVEVTSYRGSDVLGTVISE, encoded by the coding sequence ATGGCCACTCCGCAACCAGACGTTAACAACGACGACCACTACtccccctcctccaccaccatcaccttcGACCCACCCCTCCCTCTCCTCCGCAACCCcatcccctcctcctcctccccatTCATCCTCGCATTCAAAGACGCCGACTCCTTCTCCACCGCCTGCAAATCCTGCATATCCACCCTCACCTCCCAGTGCGAGGCCGGTGCCAGAATCGGCTGCGCCATCGCCGCCTCCGACAAGTGCAAAACCCCCTGGTGGAAATCCCCCTCCTCCAAACCGGACCTcgcagagagagaaaggtgcGAGGAGATAGAAACAAGGGTTTGCGTCGAAGCAGCGAAAGCGAGGTGTGAGAAATTCGCCAAGGAGAAATGTGTGCCGGTGTTTGGGGAGGCGCGAGTTGCTGGGAGAAAGGTGGACTGGAAAGAGGCCTCCAAGTTGATGTTTTGGGCGGTGGCGGCGGAGagggggttagggtttggtttggatcGAATGGGAAGTTGGGCTGAGTTTAGGGATCGGGTTGAAGTGACGAGTTATCGAGGGAGTGATGTATTGGGTACTGTTATTAGTGAGTGA
- the LOC131313489 gene encoding calmodulin-like, with amino-acid sequence MADALTEEQIAEFREAFCLIDKDSDGFITMEELATVIHSLNEHPTNEEVQEMISEVDTDGNGTIDFEDFLGIMARKMKDNVSEELKEAFKVFDRDQDGFISATELKNVMINLGERLTDEEAEQMIREADLDGDGLVSYEEFARIMMAV; translated from the exons ATGGCTGATGCACTGACAGAAGAACAAATTGCGGAGTTTCGAGAAGCCTTCTGCTTGATCGACAAAGACTCCGATG GCTTCATTACAATGGAAGAACTGGCCACAGTGATCCATTCTTTGAATGAGCATCCAACAAATGAAGAGGTACAAGAAATGATAAGTGAAGTTGATACTGATGGAAATGGGACCATTGATTTTGAGGATTTCTTGGGTATCATGGCCAGAAAAATGAAG GATAATGTATCAGAGGAGCTAAAAGAAGCTTTCAAAGTATTTGATCGGGATCAAGATGGATTTATATCAGCCACTGAG TTGAAAAATGTAATGATAAACTTGGGGGAGAGACTAACAGATGAAGAAGCTGAACAGATGATTAGGGAAGCTGATTTGGATGGAGATGGCTTAGTTAGCTACGAAGAATTCGCCAGAATAATGATGGCAGTATGA
- the LOC131313665 gene encoding 2-methyl-6-phytyl-1,4-hydroquinone methyltransferase, chloroplastic, giving the protein MASSMLSGTENLTLMRGITSKRFSFTGSDLNWKHFSKIGVVSHGTSFRARTKTLAPSCTLSSARPASQPRFIQHKKEAFWFYRFLSIVYDHVINPGHWTEDMRDEALEPADLSDRNMIVVDVGGGTGFTTLGIVKHVDAKNVTILDQSPHQLAKAKQKEPLKECKIVEGDAEDLPFPTDYADRYVSAGSIEYWPDPQRGIKEAYRVLKLGGKACLIGPVYPTFWLSRFFADVWMLFPKEEEYIGWFEKAGFKDVKLKRIGPKWYRGVRRHGLIMGCSVTGVKPASGDSPLQLGPKAEDVEQPVNPFVFFGRFLLGAMAATYFVLIPIYMWLKDQIVPKGRPI; this is encoded by the exons ATGGCTTCTTCAATGCTAAGTGGAACTGAAAACCTCACACTCATGAGGGGGATAACGTCAAAGAGGTTTAGCTTTACTGGGTCAGATTTGAATTGGAAGCATTTCAGCAAGATTGGTGTGGTTTCCCATGGTACAAGTTTCAGGGCTAGAACTAAAACCCTAGCACCCAGTTGCACCCTTTCATCGGCAAGACCGGCTTCGCAACCTAGGTTTATACAGCACAAGAAAGAGGCATTTTGGTTCTATAGGTTTCTGTCAATTGTGTATGATCATGTCATAAACCCTGGGCATTGGACTGAGGATATGAGAGACGAGGCGCTCGAGCCTGCCGATTTGAGTGATAGGAATATGATAGTGGTGGATGTGGGTGGAGGGACAGGGTTTACTACTTTGGGCATCGTTAAGCATGTGGATGCCAAAAATGTCACCATTTTGGATCAGTCGCCGCATCAGCTTGCCAAGGCAAAGCAGAAGGAGCCATTGAAGGAGTGCAAGATTGTTGAGGGGGATGCAGAGGATCTCCCGTTCCCTACTGATTATGCAGACAGATATGTATCGGCTGGGAG CATAGAGTACTGGCCAGACCCACAACGTGGCATCAAGGAAGCATACAGGGTTCTAAAACTTGGAGGGAAGGCGTGCCTAATTGGTCCTGTTTATCCAACATTTTGGCTGTCTCGGTTTTTCGCTGACGTGTGGATGCTCTTCCCAAAAGAGGAAGAGTACATTGGGTGGTTTGAGAAAGCTGGATTCAAAGATGTTAAACTGAAGAGGATTGGTCCAAAATGGTACCGTGGTGTTCGTCGCCATGGGCTTATCATGGGTTGTTCTGTCACTGGGGTAAAACCTGCATCTGGGGATTCTCCGTTGCAG CTTGGCCCGAAGGCAGAGGATGTCGAACAGCCTGTCAATCCATTTGTGTTCTTTGGGCGCTTCCTTCTGGGTGCAATGGCAGCCACTTATTTTGTACTGATTCCCATTTACATGTGGCTGAAAGACCAAATAGTCCCCAAAGGTAGGCCGATTTGA
- the LOC131313462 gene encoding protein LONGIFOLIA 1-like: MTTGIIHDQNLEKHIEKQMGCMSGFFQIFDRHHLLTGKRLNSTKRLPPPPAGDSTPEMPREAEKPQQTRPMTSPSPDRLQFSPPTDYRSPADIPATFPLPLPLFECKDGVKSSWKFSKEAPRLSLDSRASVDAKGKIRINPAVLNDVVATADGCGGDDKRRSPSVIAKLMGLDQLPNNSTPHEPIHNAELRRSASESRVSRDYRFTEGSNNNFHIKQQNQFHSRDNAARENTAAAALNRRPPDPMSSEQTKPLYRGVWKSSHQQHRKSFFDSADFFPEPKQTVCVYGDVEKRLKMRGIDDASKDLETLKQILEAMQLKGLLHSKKASEQQISQRNFVYDGSCFYSDDQSPIVIMRPSRSPAPYKSFPNNSPNRAGASRNLNNSGDNLPPSMSPRRERQSVEARSRNSSSPTRRESNNVKSPCSSPARRRALSSVETQRKGNEPAEQRRAPPVRSPRPSPKRNRSDQAVIAARLPRNNRRSTDDIAQKEKICSVLVEDMESSSFSESNVSTSSHTDTERLKMGERRGGRSLLERCDKLVNSILEMTGTELQPSPVSVLDSSFYKDEESSSSPSPVLKRTIDFKDQSGEFEEEIWSPAISPLRSKHEDESEEDCDFVYISDILRAFNCLPDDSDVFLLLEKQQYFKGKDTSKASRLQRRLIFDTITEILNRNIQLPPWIVISRSSIERPSSLHQIWSEFQRIRERDATAEDLFDVIRGVLRKDLAGDGVSGWGDCPVEMSEAVLDIERLIFKDLVGETIRDLAVYAGYSRVPIAACRKLVL; the protein is encoded by the exons ATGACGACGGGTATAATACACGATCAGAATCTGGAGAAGCACATAGAGAAGCAAATGGGTTGTATGTCTGGTTTCTTCCAGATCTTCGATCGCCACCATCTTCTGACCGGCAAAAGACTCAACTCCACCAAGCGCTTACCTCCCCCACCG GCGGGTGATTCCACGCCGGAGATGCCGAGAGAAGCGGAGAAGCCACAACAAACTAGGCCAATGACTTCACCGAGTCCAGACCGTCTGCAATTTTCTCCGCCGACGGATTACCGATCGCCGGCGGATATTCCGGCGACATTTCCTCTCCCCCTGCCCCTATTCGAATGCAAGGATGGGGTAAAGTCCTCTTGGAAATTCTCCAAAGAAGCACCTCGACTTTCCCTGGACAGCAGGGCCAGTGTAGACGCCAAGGGGAAAATCCGGATAAATCCCGCCGTTCTGAACGACGTCGTAGCAACAGCGGATGGCTGCGGCGGCGACGACAAGCGAAGGTCCCCCAGCGTCATTGCGAAACTCATGGGACTCGACCAGCTGCCAAACAATTCAACTCCCCATGAACCAATCCACAATGCCGAACTAAGGAGATCCGCTTCCGAGTCTAGGGTTTCAAGAGATTACCGGTTCACCGAAGGCAGTAACAACAATTTCCATATAAAACAACAGAACCAGTTTCACTCGCGAGACAATGCCGCCAGGGAAaacaccgccgccgccgcatTGAACAGGAGACCACCAGATCCGATGTCTTCCGAACAGACAAAGCCTTTGTACAGAGGGGTTTGGAAATCATCACACCAACAGCATAGGAAGAGCTTCTTCGACTCGGCCGACTTTTTCCCCGAGCCGAAACAAACGGTGTGCGTGTACGGAGATGTCGAGAAGAGGTTAAAGATGAGAGGCATCGACGATGCGTCGAAGGATCTGGAGACGTTGAAGCAAATCCTCGAGGCTATGCAACTGAAAGGCCTCTTACATTCGAAGAAGGCTTCAGAACAGCAAATCAGCCAGAGAAACTTCGTGTACGACGGGAGTTGTTTCTATTCAGATGATCAATCTCCAATCGTCATCATGAGGCCCTCCAGATCACCGGCTCCTTACAAAAGCTTCCCTAACAATTCGCCAAACAGAGCCGGTGCCAGTCGGAATCTGAATAACTCCGGGGACAACCTGCCGCCGTCGATGAGTCCACGACGAGAGCGGCAATCGGTCGAAGCGAGATCTAGGAATTCGAGCTCGCCGACGCGGAGAGAGAGCAACAACGTGAAGAGTCCGTGCTCGTCGCCGGCGAGGAGGCGAGCATTGAGCAGCGTCGAGACGCAGAGGAAGGGCAATGAGCCGGCGGAGCAGCGGCGAGCTCCTCCTGTTCGCTCACCAAGGCCCAGTCCGAAGAGGAACAGATCTGATCAAGCCGTCATCGCGGCTCGATTACCGAGGAACAACAGGAGATCGACGGACGATATTGCACAGAAGGAGAAGATCTGTTCCGTCCTTGTAGAAGATATGGAGTCATCATCGTTTTCGGAAAGCAATGTCAGTACGTCTTCCCATACTGATACAGAG AGGTTGAAAATGGGGGAGAGGCGGGGAGGGAGGAGTCTGCTGGAGAGGTGCGATAAGCTGGTGAACAGCATTCTGGAAATGACGGGGACTGAGTTGCAACCGAGTCCGGTGTCCGTCCTCGACTCGTCGTTCTACAAGGATGAGGAGTCGTCGTCGTCTCCGTCGCCTGTGCTTAAACGAACCATCGATTTCAAAG ATCAATCGGGAGAATTCGAAGAAGAGATATGGAGCCCTGCGATTTCGCCCCTCCGATCAAAACATGAGGATGAATCGGAAGAAGACTGTGATTTCGTCTACATCTCCGATATCCTCCGAGCTTTCAATTGCCTCCCCGATGACTCCGATGTTTTCCTATTACTGGAAAAGCAACAGTATTTCAAAGGGAAAGACACCTCCAAAGCATCCAGACTCCAACGAAGGCTCATCTTCGACACCATCACCGAGATTCTCAACCGAAACATACAACTGCCGCCGTGGATAGTCATTTCGCGCTCGAGCATCGAAAGGCCTTCTTCGCTGCATCAGATTTGGTCGGAGTTTCAAAGGATTCGCGAACGGGACGCCACGGCGGAGGATTTGTTCGACGTAATACGCGGCGTTTTGCGCAAGGATTTGGCCGGGGACGGTGTCAGCGGGTGGGGGGATTGCCCCGTGGAGATGTCCGAGGCAGTGTTGGACATCGAACGGCTGATTTTCAAGGATTTAGTCGGCGAAACGATCAGAGATCTCGCTGTTTATGCAGGGTATAGCAGGGTCCCGATAGCCGCTTGTAGGAAGTTGGTTTTGTAA